The DNA sequence CCTCGTAGTTGCGACGCAGCGCCGCCTGTCGCTCGCGCAGCGCTTCCTCGCGGAGGATCTCGTCGTCGAGCTGCGCCCTGGCCTCGGCGGCCGACCGCGCCAGATCCGCGGCGCGCTCGCGCGAGCTCCGCAGCTCATCGCTGCGGCGGGACAGCCAGCTGCGGGCGTCTTCGACCGCGGCCTGCAATCGATCGCGTGCCCGGGTCTCCTGATCGCGACGGGCGCCGAGCTCCGCGAGCTCGATTCGCGCCTGCACCACCCTCTGCTCGACGCGCTCCAGATCCCGTGCCAGCTGCTGCAGCTGGACCGAGAGCTCCGCCCGGCCGGACTCGGCGCGCGCACGCTCCTGGGCGAGGTCGCCCCGTCGCGCCAGCGCACGCTCGCGGTCCTCGGCCACCTGCTCGAGCTGCGAGAGCAGCGCGTGCTTGCCGGCGCGGTGCTGCTCGAGCGACTCGAGCGCGTGCTTGCCGCGCTCGCGCATGCGCTCGAGGTCCTTCTCGACGTTCACGACGGCGAGCTCGGCCGTGTGCCTGCGATTGCGCGTGTTCTCGATCTCGCGCTCGAAGCCTTCGACGCGGCTCGTCACCGCGGCGAGGTCGGCGGAAAGCGTCGCGCAGAGCGGCTCGAGCGACGCCAGCTCGCCCTCGAGCCGGCGGATCTCGCCCGCGCGCGAGAGCGCGCCCGGAGGTGCGCCCAGTCCGCCGGTCAGGGCGCCGCTTCGGTCGAGCACCTCGCCCGCGCGCGTGACGAACAGCGCCGGCGGGCTCGCGGCGCCGAATCGCTGGATCGGAAGCGACAGGTCGTCGACCAGATAGACGTCGCGCAGCAGACGCGCGATCAGCGCGGCGCTCGCAGGCTCGGCCGTCACGAAGTCGGCGAGCGGCCGCCCCATCGGGACGAACCCCGAGCCCGAGCCCTCGGGTCCGGCGCGAAGCGGAAGCACGGTCGCGCGCCCGACGCCCTGCTCGCGCAGGTGGCGCAGCAGCTCGAGCGCCGAGTCCGCGCTCTCGACCACCAGCCCGTCCAGACGATTGGCGAGCACCGCCTCGATCGCGGTCTCGAGCCCGTCGGCCGCGCGAATCGCGGTCGTGAGCAGCCCGCGCACGCGGCCGCGCTCTCCCTCGGGCAGCCTCTCGAGCAGGCCTGCTGCGGCCTGGATCTCGCGCTTCTCGATCGCGCGGACGCTCTCGAGCTGGGCGCTCGCGTGTTGCAGTCGCTCGCGCGCCCGCTCGAGCTCCTGGACGAGCTGGCGCTGACGCTCGCGTTCGCGCTCGTGGCCGCGGAGCTGCTCGGCGAGCTGGCGGCCGAACTCGTCCTGCTCGGCCAGGCCCAGCCGCAGCCGACCCTCGAGTCCGAGCTCGTCGCTGCGCAAGCTCTCGACCGCGACCGAGGTCTCCTCGAGCCCTTCCTCGGTCTGGCGGACTCGCAGCTCGAGCTCCTCGCGGCGCTCGTCGAGCCGCTCCGCATGCGCCTGCACGGACGCCTCGTCACCCGAGAGCTCGACCAGGCGCGCGTGCAGCGCCTCGCGCCGGCCCTGGGCGCTTGCGAGCCGCTCGGCATGCTCGCGCAGCTCGAGGTCGCGGCGCGCGAGTTCCTGCGCGTCCGCGGCGAGGCGCGCATCGATCTCGGCCAGACGCGCGAGCGCCTCGTGAAGTGCGGAGGAATCGCCGGCGAGCGCGACTTCGCGCTCGCGAAGCTCCTGCTCGCGCTCGTCCGCCAGCGTCACGAGTCCGTCGCGTTCGCGCCGCTCGTACTCGATCCGGCTCTCGAGCGCCTGAATCGAGCTTCGCACCTGATAGAGCGCCTCGTTCTCTCGCGCGAGCTCGCGCTCGTGGTCGAGGTGGGCGCGCCGGGTCGTCTCGAGATCGGCGTCCGCACGGCCGGCGCGCGCGTCGAGACCCACCCCCTCGGCGCGAAGTCGATCGAGCGTGGCGCTCTGCTCCGCGAGCACGCCCGAGTCGCGAAGCCAGGTCTCGCGCGCGACGACCAGCTCGAGCGCGCGCTGCTCCGCGCGCAGCTTCTTGTAGCGATTGGCCTTCGCGGCCTGGCGATCGAGCGAAGCGATCTGGCGCCGCAGCTCGACCAGGATGTCGTTCACGCGCAGCAGGTTCTGCTCGGTCGAGCGCAGCTTGGACTCGGTCTCCTTGCGCCGCTGTCGGTACTTCCCGATCCCCGCGGCCTGCTCGAAGATCACGCGGCGATCCTCGGGCTTGCTCGAGACCAGATCCGCGATCTGCCCCTGCTCGACGATCGTGTAGCCGCGCGTCCCGACACCCGTATCGAGGAAGAAGTCCAGCACGTCGCGCAGCCGGACAGGCACCTTGTTGATCGTGTACTCGCTCTCTCCGGAGCGGTACAGCCGGCGCGAGACCTGGATCTCGGAGAACGCGCCGTACGGCTGCGGCGCGAGCCCGTCGGAGTTGTCGAGCGTGAGCGCGACCTCGCACATCCCGACGGCGGGCTTGCGCTCGGTCCCGGCGAAGATCAGGTCCTGCATGTCGCGACCGCGCAGGTGCCGGGGATTGTGCTCCCCCATCACCCAGCGCAGCGCGTCGATGACGTTGGACTTGCCGCAGCCGTTCGGGCCGACGATCGCGGAGATCCCGCGGTCGAACGCGAAGACCGTCCGGTCCCCGAAGGACTTGAAGCCCACGAGCTCTAGTGATCGGATCCGCAACCGAGCCCCGCCCTACTCAAAACCGCGCGGCCACGTCTGATCAGGGAGGATCAGGGGGGAGAC is a window from the Deltaproteobacteria bacterium genome containing:
- the smc gene encoding chromosome segregation protein SMC; translated protein: MRIRSLELVGFKSFGDRTVFAFDRGISAIVGPNGCGKSNVIDALRWVMGEHNPRHLRGRDMQDLIFAGTERKPAVGMCEVALTLDNSDGLAPQPYGAFSEIQVSRRLYRSGESEYTINKVPVRLRDVLDFFLDTGVGTRGYTIVEQGQIADLVSSKPEDRRVIFEQAAGIGKYRQRRKETESKLRSTEQNLLRVNDILVELRRQIASLDRQAAKANRYKKLRAEQRALELVVARETWLRDSGVLAEQSATLDRLRAEGVGLDARAGRADADLETTRRAHLDHERELARENEALYQVRSSIQALESRIEYERRERDGLVTLADEREQELREREVALAGDSSALHEALARLAEIDARLAADAQELARRDLELREHAERLASAQGRREALHARLVELSGDEASVQAHAERLDERREELELRVRQTEEGLEETSVAVESLRSDELGLEGRLRLGLAEQDEFGRQLAEQLRGHERERERQRQLVQELERARERLQHASAQLESVRAIEKREIQAAAGLLERLPEGERGRVRGLLTTAIRAADGLETAIEAVLANRLDGLVVESADSALELLRHLREQGVGRATVLPLRAGPEGSGSGFVPMGRPLADFVTAEPASAALIARLLRDVYLVDDLSLPIQRFGAASPPALFVTRAGEVLDRSGALTGGLGAPPGALSRAGEIRRLEGELASLEPLCATLSADLAAVTSRVEGFEREIENTRNRRHTAELAVVNVEKDLERMRERGKHALESLEQHRAGKHALLSQLEQVAEDRERALARRGDLAQERARAESGRAELSVQLQQLARDLERVEQRVVQARIELAELGARRDQETRARDRLQAAVEDARSWLSRRSDELRSSRERAADLARSAAEARAQLDDEILREEALRERQAALRRNYEESGQAVERFESELRAVTRDREALRERLASCELSVHDVRSRCEQLSATIRERYELEISGWEPEPGTVQGTPEEREAELERVRQALRALGEVHLGAIEEYEDVSERNRYLSEQKADLELSIERLRGAIARINRTSRERFRETFEAIDAVFQTVFPKMFEGGRAHLSLTESDDVLEAGIEITAQPPGKKLQNVNLLSGGEKALTAMSLLVAVFTVKPSPFFLLDEVDAALDDSNANRFNTLLREMSKTSQFLMITHNKQSIEIADALFGVTMQEPGLSKLVTVDLVS